The DNA sequence TCCAAGAAGCGCCTGAGGGTACTATATTCGATTCCATACAAGTACCATTGGAAAATGAATTTGGAATCATGGCTGAGAACCTTGGAAGGAAGGGAAAATCTGTTAACGGTGTAGGTCTCTTTTCCCTCGTACGGATACCTATAGTTGTGTTTCTTCTATGGCTTCAAGTTCTGAGTTAACTGATATGAGAGATCAAATCAATATTCTATCATATGGTTTCCTGGCAATAGGAAAATGAACAATTGAGAGCTCAGTTGGATTTACAAAATGATGATGAAACCTTGACATAAAAAATTATGGCTTTTTTGGCTGCAAGTTAAGGGTAAACCAACAACAACTTGAAGGAATCTGGTGGTAATAACTCATCTAGTGAAAATGTTTATCCTGAACTGGAAGAACATGACTCAGAAGAAGAATGATTTTGATAGTTATGTCTTTTGTATTAGTTAAGTATGCACATGGTAGACCTTTTTGTTAGCACCTCAATGTGTCTTAGACTTTTCTTTTGTTAGTTAGTACCTTAAACGGTCCATGTATAGGCCTTGGTACCCTTCTTCACAAATTGCTATTATTAAGATAGGTCACCATGGGTTAGATTGATTTTGGgatgtttatgttattttgttggATGTATAGTTGTTGAACATATTTGAACTTATGTGatttaattattgattaatGAAAATGGGAAGTATTACCTTATAATTCTTATGAGTTGCTATTCTAGATTATGAAACACAAATAAGTAATGgattcctcaaatattattcCTAAATAGTTATttgattataacatatgtgacatAAGCCGCTTCACCCATCAAAATAATATGTAACGATTTCAGCGTCACTTAGTGTAATTATATAATTCTGGGATCATATTGAGTGACCCAAAAAGCATCACTTATAAGTCTGATATGAGACGAAAAACATAGGTCACtgaattttgtattttgtgaCGCTAATTTCGTCGCATGTTAGAATAATAAGTGACGGAAGAAGCATCACGTAAAAGGAAAATATGTGACGACTCCAATATTCGTCACATAAACTATCGGTGACGTTGTATAAGTGACGCCAATTGTGACGCTAAAATTTCGTCACATATAGTCAAATGtgatgatttttcatatttatgTGACGAATGTTGGTCGTCACAAAAACCAAGTTTTCTTGTAGTGGGTGGGCTAAGCAATTTTTGTCTGTAGCTGGGAATAAGGTCTTAATTAAAAGCATAGTGGCTGCTTTGCCTAATTATACAATGTCGTGTTTTCAATTACCAATTCAGTTGGCAAAGGAAATTGAGCAGGTCATTGCTCGATTTTGGTGGAGAAACCAGAAGACTAAGAAAGGTATTCATTAGATGGCATGGAATAGAGTAGCTAAAAAGAAGTCCTTAGGGGGGTTTAGGGTTCAAGGAAATCATTGCGTTTAAAGTGGCAATGCTTGCAAAGGTAGGTTGGAGGATAATTTGTAAACCGGATTCTTTACTTACTAAAGTGTTGAAGGTGAAGTATTTTCCTTCTTCTACTTTTCTGGATGCGACGGTGGGTAGAGGAACATCGTGGGGATGGAAGGGCATATTGCAATGTAGGAAAGTTTTAAAAGCTGGTCTTAGGTGGAGAGTTGGGGATGACAGAAGTGTTAAGGTGTTATCAGATCCTTGTTTACCTACTTCGAGAACGTTTAAGCCTCTATCAAGACATGTTCACATGCCTACAATGGTTTCGGAGTTTGTGGCTCAAAGGGGGATATGGAGGATGAAGCTGGTGGAACAGTGTTTTAATTCAGATGAGGCTCGATTGATTTTATAAATGCTGCTAAGTTAGTTTGGTTGTGATGATCGTCTTATTTGGCATTATACTCGGAATGGGATTTACTCGATGAAGTATGGGTATTTAGTTGCTCAAGAAATGTCTATGAATGGGGAGCTTGGGCGTGGGATATTGGTCAATCGAGCAGTGATACTATTTAGGATGCTACATGGAAGGAAGTATGGCGTTTGAGGATTCCACCTAAGCTGCGTCATTTTATTTGGAAGGGATGTCGAAATGTCTTAGCAATTCGCTCTAACTTAAAGAAACAGGGTATTCGACTAGAGAATTGTTGTCCTTTATGTGACAAGGAGGAGGACACACTAGTTCATTTGTTTTTTCGATGTTCGTTTACATGTGTGCTTTGGTTCGGTTCTCCATTGCAGTTGGACGTAGGGATGGTGGAGGGTGCTGACTTTATGCAGTGTTGGAAAGGTTTATGCACTAGATATGGTGAGGAGAATGAGTCGAACCAGTTGGTACGATGGGTAGTATGTGGACTATGGAGGATATGGAAATGTCGTAATAGTGTAGTCTTTGACAAGGCAACGTGTGACCCACGTGCTGCTTTGGATTTATTGCATCTGCATTGAGGGGAGATAATGAAGAGTCAGGAGGTTACTGATATGTGAAGGTGTAGGCAGCAGGTTTGTATGGATGTGGCGCAGCAAAGGTGGGTTAAGCCTCATTTTCGAACTATTAAGGTTAATTGTGATGGGGCTTAGTGTAAGCAAACGAATATGGGTGGTATTGGATGGGTTGCAAGGGATTTTGCTGGCATTTTTCAATGTGCAGGAGGTATGGGAGACTTATTGTGTGGTTCTAGTTTGATGGTGGAAGCATAAGCGATGAGATTGGCTTTGAGGGCTTGTGTGGAAAAGGGATTTGAGCGTGTTCAGTTGGAGACATATTCAAAGGTTTTGGTGAAGATGCTGAATGGTGTCTTGGTTTCTGAGGCATCAATGGAGGGTATTCTATGGGATATTCTTCATCTTCGACAACAAGTGTGTTCTgttgagtttttgttttctcctCATGCCTGTAATGAGGTTGCGCATCATGTGGCTTCTTTTGCCATGCGTATGGGGGCAACAATTGTGGATTGGCTTTGAGCCGGACTGGTTGTTCAATATTCTGGCGTTGGATGTAAACATTCCAATTTATCTTTAATAATATCTACTCTTTGACAAAaacaatacaaaaataaaatgctTAATTTCGTTTTAATGGACAGTTGTCATAAAgtgaaaattaaaatccaattttgttctttttcttgttaaaaaaataataaaaaagaaaagggcaTTATTAGTTTAGTAGAAAACAAAGGGCGGAGTTAAGTAGCTCAAAGCTCAAAAAAGTGGGGTGGAAGTGGGGCGGGGCAAAGGGGTTGGAATCCAAAACGGTCCAACGACTACCCTTATTTTTTGGGATTGCAACCAGTTAAACATACGAAATTTTAGCAAGTGGTCTTTTTTTTATAGTAGTAGAAAAGTGTTGAGTTCTTATATGATTGCGTGTGTTCAAATCTGTTGGTaattaatctaacatttaattcaacaaaatctatcatttggtaaaaaaaataaaattctaaaaGGGACCCAGCGAACCAATGCTATCCACGTGTTGCCACAGTTTTAACTAGTAACACCGCACTCGATAACAACCGAGCGCATCACACCCCCACTCGTCCTTCGCGAGATTGACGAACCCCTCCGTTTTGAAACCTTCAAAAATTTCACACGTCCCACACGAACCCCTCTTGCAAGGGTAAGACAGTAACTTTACTATTCTCCGCGCCACGCTGGAAACTACAATTTTTGGATAATTCCTGCCACGTAACACCATACATGGCAGACCTGATCCTAGTCAGCTCCCAGCTTCTCCTATAAAGTGCCCAAAACCCATCTCACCACTCCTTCACTCTCCCAAAAACCCACCTCCCattctcttcttcctcctcagcTCACAACCACCACAACCACCGTCGCCGGCTGGAATAGATCGCCGGGAAATGAATATTCCGGCGACCTTGTTACACATATgcatacgaaatgttcgtatctCCGATCATCGCCGTCACATTTTCCACGATTGTCCATCATCGGAAGCCATACTCTTTTAGCCCAATTTTTTCCGGGAAAACAAATTAACATTGTTCGAGTTTTGAGCATTTTTAGGTAGTGTAAGAGGAGAGTAAATGTGTATGAAAGGAGGAAGCGTTAATTTCTGAATTGAGTTGTAGTTTCTGTATAAATTTTCTGtggattttggtttttgaatcCCAAAGTTTAATCAGGCTCTGAAATTAGAGCAGAAAAACTGAGAAATTTGGTAGGACGGTGCGTCAGTGTCTTGGTAATTTGTAGAACCCCAAATATGCCATTTCCGATGAAGATCCAACCGATTGAAATCGATTCCGAGAATTTGATCGAGCCGGCCCGGGTCGACTCGGTGAAACCGGTCTTCAAATCGCGGCTCAGAAGGCTCTTTGACCGGCAGTTCCCGAGCGTGCTTAGAATCTCTTCTGCGCAGGAGAAGCCGACTGCTACTGAGCCGCCGTCGCAGCAGCAGAACTACAATACCAGCAAGGATGGAGCAACCGTCGCCGCTGTGGCCGAGTTCGAGCCGAGCTCGGTTTGCTTGGCGAAGATGGTTCAGAATTTCATCGAAGAAAGCAACGAGAAGCAGCCGCCGCCGAAATGTGGCCGGAACCGCTGCAATTGCTTTCACGGTAACAGCAATGACAGCTCCGACGACGAGCTCGATATCTTCGATGGAGGCTTCGGCGATTCAATCTCCTCCGGTTCGTTCGGTGGCGACGCCTCCGATATTTTAAAGGTATAAAACTAAGATAACCGTCGCTTCAATTCCACTTTTTGATTAGTAAATTGTTTTTGCATTTTCTCACGGTTTCCTGGCAACCAAACAGAGAACATGAATATGAATGACTGATTGTTTGCTTAATTATTGTTTATCAGAGTCTGATTCCATGCGTGAGCGTCTCGGAGAGAAACCTCCTGGCTGATACGGCGAGGATCGTCGAAGCAAACAAGAATCTCAAACAAAAAGACGATTTGAGGAAGATCGTCGCCGACGGACTGCAATCCCTTGGCTACGATTCCTCCACCTGCAAATCGAAATGGGAGAAGTCGTCGTCTTTCCCTGCCGGTAATTTAAAATCCCATACTTTCTCAGCATCCAAAcagattatataaaaaaatgaaattaaaagttaaaaaaaaataaataaatttggttGTGGGTTTTGGATTTCAGGTGAGTACGAGTATATCGATGTGATGGTAGAGGGCGACAGGTTGTTGATTGACATCGATTTCCGATCGGAATTTGAGGTCGCTCGATCCACTGGGGTCTACAAAGCCGTCCTCCAATCGCTGCCCTACATTTTCGTCGGAAAATCGGACCGTCTCGGCCAGATCGTCTCCATCGTATCGGAGGCAGCCAAACAGAGCCTGAAGAAGAAAGGCATGCACTTCCCTCCGTGGCGGAAAGTCGAGTACATGCGCGCCAAGTGGCTCTCTCCTTACACCCGAACCGCCGTTCACCGTCCCGAAAATGGCACCCTTCCCGCGTCGGAGACCCAAGTGGTAATCTCTGACGCTCCGAC is a window from the Malus domestica chromosome 16, GDT2T_hap1 genome containing:
- the LOC103403963 gene encoding uncharacterized protein; protein product: MPFPMKIQPIEIDSENLIEPARVDSVKPVFKSRLRRLFDRQFPSVLRISSAQEKPTATEPPSQQQNYNTSKDGATVAAVAEFEPSSVCLAKMVQNFIEESNEKQPPPKCGRNRCNCFHGNSNDSSDDELDIFDGGFGDSISSGSFGGDASDILKSLIPCVSVSERNLLADTARIVEANKNLKQKDDLRKIVADGLQSLGYDSSTCKSKWEKSSSFPAGEYEYIDVMVEGDRLLIDIDFRSEFEVARSTGVYKAVLQSLPYIFVGKSDRLGQIVSIVSEAAKQSLKKKGMHFPPWRKVEYMRAKWLSPYTRTAVHRPENGTLPASETQVVISDAPTEADNLSDCGELELIFGESTSQPESHTPVPSPAGNSVPGEKVAVAWQPPAIKPKSVERGARIVTGLASLLKEKP